In Rhizobium sp. CIAT894, the genomic window ATGTCGCCAGCACCCGGCGCGACTGCGTTCGGTAGATTTCTTCGATGACGCGTTCCAAAGGCACACCTCAATCCGGCAAGGTCAGCATCCTGACCGGCCTGAGTTCGACCGCGCCGAAACGCACCGAAGGGATCCGCGCGGCGATCTCCTTTGCCTTGGTCATGTCGGGCGCCTCGATGACGTAGAAGCCGGCCAGATGCTCCTTCGTCTCGACATAGGGACCATCGGTGGCGGAGAGCGTGTTGTTGCGAACGCGCAGCACCGTCGCCTGGTCTGGCATCTCCAGCGCATCGGCATGGATCATGATGCCTTGGCGGCGCAGTTCCTCATCGAAGGCGAAATGCGCCTTGATGAGTTCGTTGGTTTCGTCAGGCGCCAGCGTCCCGTCCGTGTCGGCGCTGTTATAAATCAGGCAGATGTAGCGCATGGCTATTTCCCATCCTGGATCGCGTAAGTCGGGCGCACTTCGATCGAGGAATATTTGAGGATCGGAAAACTCGACACGATCGTCTTCGCCGCCTCGATAGTCTCGGCTTCTACAAGCACAAAACCGCCGAGATGCTCTTTGATTTCGGCAAAGGGGCCATCGGTCGCAGAGGTTTCGCCATTGCGCAGGCGGACGGTGATCGCCGTTGACGGATCATGCAGAGCGAGCGCCACCAGCAGGTGACCGCTCTCGCGCCAGCGATTGTCGCTAATGATGCACTCCTGTGTGAGCGCATCCCATTCGCTCTGAGGGACCAGCTTGCTCTTCTCCGTGTCGAACCAGATCTGGCATAGAAATTTCATCGGTCTCTCCTCATTTGGCGCCGAATTCGTGGACGGGCCGCACCTCGATCGCGCCGAGTTTGGCAAGCGGGATGCCGGCGGCAACGCGGATCGCCTCATTGAGGTCCTTGGCCTTGATCAGGATAAATCCGCCGAGCGCCTCCTTCGTCTCAGCAAAGGGGCCGTCCGTTACCGACAACTCGCCGCTCCGCACCCGGACCGTGACTGCCGATTTCGGCGGCTGCAGCGCCTGGGCGACGATCATATGCCCGCTGTCGACGAGGTCCTTGTCGTAATTGAGGGAATTTGCGTCGAGCTCGGCCTTCTCCTCTTGCGTCATGGCCTCGAGCATCGCGCCGTCGAACCAAACCTGACAGAGATATTTCATCGCAGGCAGCCTCCTTGCAGGGTTTCATACCTCTGGACGAACGGGTTGCGGGCATTTCGACAGCAACGAGAAAAAATCTTTTGTGCCCGTCCGTGTCGAAATCGCAAGGCAGCACTCGACAAGGCTTCGTCGAAACCTGTCGAGGAGAATAGCAATGAGTATTCTTGAAATCGCGCTGGCAAGCCAGATCTGGGCCCGCCGTCATGAGAAGCGTCAGCCGGATTTCGAAGAAAGCGACGGATGGAAGGTTTTGCTGCGCACCGCCTTCGTCTTCGTCGCCTTCACCCTGCTGATTGCAGGGCTGAACATCGCCGCCGGCAGGCCACAGATGCTCGCGCAGAGCGCGGCACCTGTCGTGACCGGCCGGTAAGGAAACGGCCTATTGGAAGGCCGTCTCGAAGAAGCTGCGCAGCTTGCGCGA contains:
- a CDS encoding YciI family protein produces the protein MRYICLIYNSADTDGTLAPDETNELIKAHFAFDEELRRQGIMIHADALEMPDQATVLRVRNNTLSATDGPYVETKEHLAGFYVIEAPDMTKAKEIAARIPSVRFGAVELRPVRMLTLPD
- a CDS encoding YciI family protein: MKFLCQIWFDTEKSKLVPQSEWDALTQECIISDNRWRESGHLLVALALHDPSTAITVRLRNGETSATDGPFAEIKEHLGGFVLVEAETIEAAKTIVSSFPILKYSSIEVRPTYAIQDGK
- a CDS encoding YciI family protein; translated protein: MKYLCQVWFDGAMLEAMTQEEKAELDANSLNYDKDLVDSGHMIVAQALQPPKSAVTVRVRSGELSVTDGPFAETKEALGGFILIKAKDLNEAIRVAAGIPLAKLGAIEVRPVHEFGAK